Genomic window (Ctenopharyngodon idella isolate HZGC_01 chromosome 20, HZGC01, whole genome shotgun sequence):
atatattatatttatacataaatataatcaCAAAGCTCTCTCAAATGagtattcataaatattttaatgcagtgaaCATTGCAGAAAAAGTGTCAGCATTTATATGACAGCATTTATGATATATGTAAAAAAAGACAtcttatttcacaattttataacagcatttaatatatttatcaaactgtataattattttaagtagcaaaattaaaaaagaaccaGCAGTAACGTCCCGTACACATTCCaaacaaagtaaaaacatttttactcaTTTAACGACTTTTTTCTGAGACAAGTGCATTTGAAAGGGCATTTCAGATAAATGAGGCAGCAGTAGCAGCCTGTTCTCTTTGATAGTCTGTCTGAGCTCCCTGTGGTTTGTGCGGAGGTATTTATTCATCCAAACTGCAATGCGTGTTCACGTGTTTGTTAGGGTGCTCGTGACTGAAGCCCAGTGTGATTAAGTCCTCATCGTTGGCCTGCTGTTCTAAGGCACCTTCAGCTGTTTGATTGTCTGCAAGTGTCATCGTTACCAATACACAAGCATTTGAGGCACACCTGTCAGAAGAACAACAGGACAAGAATACAGCACAGCACTGGAACATCACCTCCGTGGAATGTGGTGAGGAAATAAAATGGAATAATTGCAGAGGAATCATGTGGATTTGTGGACTCTGACAGTCTGTGTTATATTCACACCGTCTTCATGGTCTCTAACACTGTACTGACGACATTACGTTATAAAATCTATCGATAATGCACAAGCAAACCATGTAAAATTGTAAACCGCAAAGTACAGGCACCTCAGTAGATTGTACCACAAAAGAAAGCATTTAAGAAACCAGCAATGGAACGATATCTATTTTTATAACTTAAATTATTAatctcatatttatattaatttgacTTTACAATATGGtcttacaaatatatatatggaaaataAATTCCCCCGCTTTATCGCACATCATATACAAACTCTTAAATATTCATATCTGCGCCAGATCATAAGCCAGTCACGTGATGCCATCTGGCCGTCTCATTGGACGCTTCAGTAAATCTACAGGtttgttcgacttgaagcggcgctgcgTAACATCGCTTCAAATTGAACACACTCACATCTGAGTTCATTATTGTCCTCatccttaaagggacagttcacgaaaaatacaaaatctgtcatcatataCAAACCCATAGAATTTTACGCGGATGAAAATGAGGTTGGACAGTCTTGGTATGTACCaattttcaaaactgttttatggAATTTTTATCTATTgaaatttttgtggaaagatTTTTCGTCGTTACTTAAatccctcacagccttgttCGCGCCAAAATTAAAATGGCGCTGCTCTGGCGAAAATCTGTAACATTTTAGCAATTAAGAAAGGAAATTACACAGGAATGTTcggaatgacacgagggtgagtaagtgatgacataattttagttttagggCGAACTATCCCTCTAATTAAAGCATATATTTGCTATCCAAAGGACATTTTCCCTCTTAAgacatttacagtaataaaaCTCTTTATAATAACTATTGATTGACATATACATATCAACACAACTCTTCCTAGAACTTTGATAAGTTCTCATTAGGTAACTTGTAgctatatttgttaaatattattgatTGCATTTATCGCTTGAGTTGAACTGTAACAGATGATTTGGTGTATTGCTCTTTGAGCACATTTTGATAATCACCAATTACTAAAGAGATGCTTTAAACACTGATATCTAAAGTAATACTTCAGTGCCTGAGAGAAATCATGTCATATTGTAATGTCTGTGATACATGACAGCAGAACAGCAGAATTAATTCATTAAGGCAAACTAATATTTCAGAAAGATAAAATCGTAATTTTTGTGGTACATTCTCTCTTAATGAGAAAACATGATCCTCTTCAGcattttaaaatcacaaaattcaTATCTGTCTCctttgtttttctcaaaaatggCTCATTATTGATATACAGGTAGTAAAACCTGATGTTCAAGTTGTTTTTCTGCatttaaacaaaactttttCAGTTCTTTCTGAAGCGTGTTACTGGCCTCTGGAATTATGTATCATCACATCTGTTCTGTCCTTAAACTCTGTCCCAATAACACTGATAACAGCAGTGAATCAAGCACAATCCGTGGTACACCAGCAGGGAAAGATCAAGATTCTGTTCTGGGATGCGTCACAGTTCAGAAGGTGTATTAATAAAGTCAGCACAAATACTCAAACGCACACATAAGTGTTGACCTTGAGTATTCTCACAGCTCTTCAGTTCTTCCTTCTTCTGAGGGTTTTATTAAGGCATCCACTGCACCGAGATCCGCTCGTATGTGAACGTATGTTGGGAAAACATAAGGCAGAATATTAATATCTTTATATTGATATGCAACCTGCAGAAAATTTACTCCAATGCTCCATTTTGAGAATGGCTTCTTCGGAAAAAGGACGGAAGTCTGACCAGCGGCAACCTTCTTTCCACAACAGTTTTTGAGCCACATAAATCCAGATCTGCGCACATCTTACGGTGCTGTGTAAAACTTATTTGGGTCCTGAAAAGGTGAGCTGTGGCCTCTCATCTCTGGGCTCTTGCATTTTGGGGTCCTTCTTGAGGAAAAAGGAAGTTGTAGATCGACGTCACTAACTGGAACAAACCCAACCGGCCCCTGTGAGTGAACTGcacaaaaataaaccaaaaataattattcatcAGGTGAAATTTCTGCCATAGGTGAaaaattatattgcatttaataATCCAAGAGAGGTGTCATTATTaaactatccattttataattaaGTCCGCATGAATTGAcattcacaacccattttacttaaataatgtgacatatttccGTCAGTATGTCGAACAATGACTTAATTTTCCCAATCCGCCAAAAAGCAAAGTTGTCTTTAATAAAAcatgcacaataagaccaggagcatctattatgaaaataaatagggTCAATGTTGAtctcatgtttgtttttaagtgGCAGGTATCTGCCATAAGATGGCGCTGTGGCCTCAAGCTTCACTTCAAACTCCTCCCCTTCTCTCTAAATCCCACTGATGGACAGTTAAAGAGGCCTATCAGCAGTCAGGCCAGCTGTGTTGTAGTTCAGCCTTGACTATTGCAGTATGTTGCATAAGCAACTGCTCTTACTGAAGGCATGCTAGATTTAAAGTTAGATTAACTTATTTAAATTATTCTGAcccatttattcttattttgatTGTCATCTTTCAAGGTTTTAAATTATTCAAAGGACCCTTAGGCCATCTGTGAGAACATGAAGTTTCAGTTTTTGATCGTATCTGAGGTCATGACGGCAATTTTCCACggtttataaatcatacagtcTGCACGTTTATTAAAACATCTCGGTTGTAGCGGCTCAGCATATAACACACAGAGTGTTACTAAAGGTGTTACATTTGAGATTGTGGTCACATGTCTGCTGACGTGGCGTTTTAGTCTGTCTAAAATTAGCTCGCAGTATAAACACACTTCACATCCTCTTTCTGAGCTCACACACAAACTACCGCCGGCCTGGGTAAATGCTGAACACAACTTGCAAACTTTTAAACCCgtgataaatctaaatctatCCCTGTTAACAATAATGTAGAGGATGAGAGTTATTATGCCTCtctaataaatgtaaaagtcaCGTTGGATAAATGTTAACATAAATAAGTCTCACACATGGAAAATGTTTCCTCTACCAAAAACCATATGTTATTGAACAAGACCACATTGTCTTCATCTGctgtttgtaatttaaaaacTTCTTTAAAATACATCTACAACAAAAACATCTTCCGATGGCCATATTTACATGATAAAATGTGGCACTTctcaaaattatataataaaaagttaaattataaaacttttttccATGTATCTCTCATTCTTATTTACccaaataaacactttaaactAATCCGATTTTACCACAAACTTTAATTAATaccaaataataaatgttttcaatAGTCACACAGCCTTTATAAATAAGTTTGATATATAAGCATCATCTAGTGATTAAACTCCATCATTTACTGAAAGGTTATTgtttgtatatgtatgtatttagtatatgtatgtatgtattcatTATGTTAAGTAAATTAGACATTTGATAAAATCTAAGAGAACTTGAGTAAACAGGATGAGCAAACCAATAATGATGTCATCGTTCCCGCTGAGCATTTGCATATGCAGCACTGTAACAACAAGACGATGCTGTCATTGCACATTGTGACCGAAACCACTGCAATGAAACCACCGACTCTGTCCACACACCTGTGAAAATCTTTTACCCATTTGATTCACATCGGCCTTGAAGAAAAGAAACTAACTAGTCTGATCTGAAATCCCTCTTACCAGCTGAAGATGTTCCTGCTGAAACTGATCCCCCATTTCACGCAATTTACGTCCAATCTGAACCTCCACGCTAATTCCCATGTCACGTTCGTCGTCTTTTTCTTCTGCTCTCCCTTCGTCAGCCTCCCTTTCTTCGATGTTTTGTACGCCATCCGGGACAGGTTCGAACAGCGCGGGGAAGTGTGCACGAAATCCAGCATTTCCTACaagataaaaacaatatttatatttttatattgtatgcTATTAAAATcgatatattataatattctataaaatatttaaaggttcagtgtgtaaattttagcgccatctagcggtgaggttgcgaattgcaaccaaTGGCTCAGTCCACCGCTCACCCCTCGCTTTCGAAGCACgcagagaagctacggtggccgacataggacaaagatgtcgtcgtctgagatagcagagagtagccagtcaagcaatgaggtttctttaCGAAgataaattaagaaattatatttacttaattattCAGTAAAACGATATGTTATTGTGAATATTATTAAGTTGCCTAGCcaaggaagaagaagaacaacaacatagtgacgaaacacgctctgtagagcagtttgtccgtttagggctactgtagaaacatggcggCGCAAAATGTCGACTTCCATGTAAGTGGACCCGCGGTGtgtgtagatagaaatggctcattctaaggtaataaaaacataacggttcattatgtaaggtctttatacaccactgaaaacatagttatgtatattatattgcatttctgtcaatagatcctcctaaatattacacactggacctttaagaaagaaaatcagTAAGTTTAATTCAGTTTAGTAGAAAAATAGTAGCAAAATTTAACGTGATCCAAGGTCAGTAAATAAAAATGCTCAGGGCAAAACGCTGTtatctaattatatatatatatatatatatacatacagaaaaattagttcTGGGGCCTTTAATAAAATCTCTAGCGCTAATGTGAACAAAGTTAAATTTGTGTTTGGCCATAATATAATCTCATAATCATGGATATGATGCATATTGTGTATCCCTACCATAAAAAAGTGCTCTTGGCCCTGGAGCCCCAGAGGCCATAGTAAGTGAAGCAAGGCCCCTGGGTCCACAGTGAGCCCTGAATGCAGTCCTGGCATCCACAGATCCGCAGGGAGATGATGTGTCTCTCCCTGAACCCTGGAACGGTGCCATATCTCCGTTTCTCACTGAATTCAGGACAGAGCTCAGTG
Coding sequences:
- the bmf2 gene encoding BCL2 modifying factor 2; translated protein: MDDEEDEQLPHCCETPLRNKSSENRDAHRGAVNRHRRFEDRSTQTLSSVLNSVRNGDMAPFQGSGRDTSSPCGSVDARTAFRAHCGPRGLASLTMASGAPGPRALFYGNAGFRAHFPALFEPVPDGVQNIEEREADEGRAEEKDDERDMGISVEVQIGRKLREMGDQFQQEHLQLFTHRGRLGLFQLVTSIYNFLFPQEGPQNARAQR